The Medicago truncatula cultivar Jemalong A17 chromosome 7, MtrunA17r5.0-ANR, whole genome shotgun sequence genome includes the window TGGTAACGGTCACTCCTCTCTGAAGAGCTCCTATCATGGTAACGGTTATGATCAGCCTTCTCAGCTGAGCTCCTCTTATGGTAACGGTCACTCCTCTCTGAAGAGCACTTGACACGGTAACGGTCACTCCTCTCTGAAGGGCTCTTGTCATGGTCATAATCACGATCAGCCTTCTCAGCTGAGCTCCTCTTCTCATAACAATCACTCCTCTCTGAAGTGCTCTTGTCATGGTAACGGTCACTTCTCTCTGAAGAGCTCCTGTCATGGTAACGATCATGATCAGCCTTCTCAACTGAGCTCCTCTCCTGGTAACTATCACTCCTCTCTGAGGAGCTCCTGTCATGGTAACGGTCACTCCTCTCTGAAGAGCTCCTGTCATGGTAACGGTTATGATCAGCCTTCTCAGCTGAGCTCCTCTTATGGTAACGGTCACTCCTCTCTGAAGAGCTCCTGTCATGGTAACGGTCACGATCAGTCCTCTTCAACGAGCTCCGGTCATGGTAATGATCACTCCTCTCCGAAGAACTCCTTCCACGTGAGTAGTCTCCTCGGTGACTTGAACTTATTTTGTAGTGCTCTTCCTCCATCTTAGACTTTTTTGTCATGTTCCTTTCACTAGAACCTCTTCTATCAGAGTCTTCATCCTTGTCTGAGAGGTTGGTGTCTCTTCTAGGAGGGGATGGAACCTGTACAAtgtatgaaaaaatttaaataaaaaaattacaagaaaattgTAAATTCAAATATCATGGTCTAAACACATGCCATTACCAACCGCTAACAATGTTAGACCATATACAAAATCATATATTGTATTGTTATCTTAAATATTCAATCTGGAACTAAAAAAAATGCCTGCTTAATGTCAAAAGGAAAAATAACAATACCTGAAAACGTGACATGTAACTTCCCTCAGGTGGAGGTGGGATACCAAGCTTCTTCAACTCCTCATAAGGAATTGGTTTCCTGGTTAAATAGTAGAGAAAATACATAATCAACAAAACTGTAACACTCTGTAAGTCCATGACTCACAAGTCAAATGGAGATATGGCATTTATTGCAAAGGCGACAATAAAAAAACTAGTTTTAACCCTTTTTCACAGAGTTTAAAGGGTATACGCTGTCAAGGTAAAACTGTTTTCACTGACATTCAATGAGAGACTAGACTACCATTCTTCAATGTCAacaatcaatttcaaaataacCATACATGAGTGGAGTGATGTGGCCGTGGATTGTAAAACATGTAAAACTGTTTTTACATTGATAATGCATATCCTTTAAATCCTTTCACAAAACCTCTTCAATAAAGAATTATAATACGAATAAGTTTTTACAGTTCTTAAATTCATAGCTTCCACCATATTGAGACATCAAATCATCCTAGGGCACTGTAACCTTCAATACACTTATTGTAGTTATATAAGCCATTTTTTTCATCAGTTCCTCCATTTCAATATCCACTCATCTTATCATTCTTCCCTTTTACATTTCAGTCACTATTGACCAATTCATTAAAGATCAACTAGGCAAAAATGagtattcatttcaaatttacCACACTAGAGGGCATCAGAAGTCTTTAAAAATTAGGCTATcggataaataataaataagggaaGCTATAGAAATAGGGGGTAATATAGTTGCATATGAGACAAAGGAAACATACAAGGGTGCACGAAATGGTTTTTCCCTTCCACCAAAACGAAGTTGTCCTGATTCCTTATTACCACTAAGACCACCACCTGCAATAGAAAACAGAAACTAATCAGGTGACTCAGGCTGAATGGTTATAATTGTAACATCAAGAATGAGTCACTTCAACTAACCTAATCTTCTAGGAATCCATCCAGGCATCAGCTGCTGTCTATTATAATCAACTATGATTTCACAATCATCAACAATCAAATGGTGAGCATCCTACAAACAATAAAGTTCGATAAATATTAGCAACATTACCATTTCATTAAAAAGACATGTATTACAAGCCAACATGAATTAATTTGCCTGTGGCTGTAAATTCATTTGGATTTTGTCAAAAGTGAAGTTGCGGCTGTAAATTCATTTCGATTTTGTCAAAAGTGAAGTATTTGAATGATATAGATGATTGGTGTCTTCAAGTAGAATTGTGTGTTAGCATAAAGGCTTGTTGGTGTTTTAAAATTTCATGTAATTAAGCTTGATTCTTttatttaagataaaaattaaacaaagttGAAACAAATTGCATCACCATATATGCTCGCCGCATCTCTCTTTCAGTTTCGAATTCAACAAAAGCATAACCACGAGAAGCTCCAGTCactacaaataaataaatcaaacataaaaaattgaatccCATAGCTTCATAAAAACACATATCATTCATAATAACAAACACGCAAAATTTCCAAGCCATTAGCACTTGGCAGATGTTTAACACAAAAACATAGGTATACAGTATGTTGTATTGATAGCAGGAGTGATATATCAGTTGGAAAATAAACACTTGCAAAGAAGATGTCAATAAGGATCCTTTTTCAGTTCATGGATGAACCATTTAATTCTCATACTACATGTACACATTTACAGGCAACATATTATTTCTCTAGCAGGGAAAACAAATTATACGATAGAAACAATAAATAATTCCTAGGAGAAGTACATATTTCATAGTTCTCAAAATGGCTTAAAGATAAGAGATGAAGAAGAGAACATATTCTTCAATGAaatgttatttttcaaaaacacaaTCAAGTTCAGAGAATCATGCAAGCACTCAATTGTATCGATCCGCAAGTTCAACCATTAAATGTTTAGCAAAAACACACTGTTTGAAGATGTATAATAGTAAGGGGGGAAATAACTGACAAAATCTGAAATAATAGACtgttaaaaaattaagataGACCAAAGAAATTTATTTACCAATGTCCCTCACCAAGCGCAAGTTCTTCACCTGACCAAACTCACTCATAACCTGAAAAGATAAAACCCACACATCACAAAAATCAAGATACTAAAGAACATAATGAAGCAAAAAAAGAAGTGGTGAGCATAGCTTAGTTGGTACGGACAATTCATACTACCTTTCGGAGAGTTTCTTCAGTGGTGAGTCGAGAAAGACGACCCACAAAAAGGGTACAATAAGGGTCGCCAGTGGCCTTAGGATCACCAAATGGGTCAtctacaaaattaaattttagaaattaaaaatggatgaaaattgaaagaaaaaaaatggagaatagaatagaatataATACTGACAGAGGCCAATAGAGGAACAAAGTTGAGCACGAAAAATGGCATTATCGTGAGGAACAATATCGGTGCCATCAATGCTTCCAGCTTGAATGGGATGATAAGCATTCGAATAGAAAACAGAGTTCAAGTTTCTCGACCTTGCATTCATTGTTAGGTTTCTGGTCTAACTTGAATTTGGCCTTTTTGTGTTGGTAAAAGTTTCTACCCAAAAGTTGTTTTATACTTAACGACGATAAATCTGAATACCACCAAACATATTTAAATCATAAATAGTCTCGTCATTGAATACCACAAAATTTTtgtatgataaaaaaatcttttaaactatcttataattttaatccaaTACACCCACTAAGATTTGAGATTCGATTGTTATAAGTTTGTTTTAAGATTTCAAATTATCAGAAATTTATGcactttataatatttaatattatttgagtAGAATACTTTGATTTTAATATAACACCATTCTTATTTTTATGTAGCCGTTCCTTCGGCGTGGTTTGTTTGAGGATTTGTTGGGTGCGGCTCTCCTCCGCTTCGTTCTAGGATCCCATGTAGTGTTTCTGCTAAGTTGGAATCTCGTTCTGTTTCCCTCTTTCTTGTCTTTTGACACGGCGTTCTTCCTCGCttggtttttctttattgtGTATATTTgtcttgtattttatttttcgtttttatCTTACTCTGATTTTACAAGCGTATTTCAAAGTGGGAAATAGTCTACCTTCGTTTTACTGGTCACGGAAGTAAACGTCTCGACGTATTATCGTTCGCAGTCTCAGATCGAAGATTTTCTATCTACATCAAAATCTCAATTCCGACAACTTTACTATACATTTCCGTGTATTTcccataaatcattttttatgtcaaaaatcAATGTCATTTTTCTAACAAAggataaaatacattttttccttttaaaatttattatttacttactttgttcaaaaaaaaatattactatttaCAAAGGATAAAGGACTTGAATAATCAAGTGGATTGGATGttatttaatatatgttattcCTTCCATCcagtttcattaaaaaattcatcataTCTACACCTCCAAATTGTCAAACAAGTAACTATGAGAATAGTGTCTTTGCCTGAGTTAATAATGTTTAGGGTGATCCAATCTCAATAGTAGCTCCATATCTATCACAAGAGCTTTGTGACTCTCACATAATTAGTGTTGAGTCTATGTCTAGATATATTAAAGATATTCAAATAGTCTAACAGAAATGGAATTTGCCACAAATTAAAACTGAGACAAGAAGGCTGAGGAAATCATCATGTtaaatattatagaaaaaatgtcAACCATAAAACTCAAAATTGTtacaacaaaaaatgaatttgtatTCCATAATTAGTTAACTTCTGTTAATCTCCTGAGGCTCCTGAACTCTACGAGTCTTTTCCAGTAAGTCGTGTGCTATTTCTAACTTGCCACACTTTTGAAACTCATGCTCAAATGTGTCTCTAGCATAAGCTGATAAACGAACACCCTTTTCGAGCATTGCTTTTACTTTCTCGTACGCATCACCTAGTTGACCTTCCTtacacaacttcaacaacttctgATTCTccaattttctttccaatttatgACACAAATCCAACTGATCATGTTCTCTCAAAAGACTATCTACCAAATTGTAAGTATGAAAATGTGGAATCCATCCTAAGCCTAACATTTCCATCAACAATTCATAAGCGACTTTCCAATTCTTACACGCACATTGAGCATGGATCAGGGCAATGTAAGTTATACTATCCGGAAAGCATCTATTCTTGTTCATGATTTCAAACACACCATTAGCATTGTCTAAATCTCCCAATTTACACAACATGGATATAACAGAATTGTAAACAACTAACTTAGGCTTTAAGCCGATCTCCAACATTCTCCCAAACAATTTACCGGCTTCCTCTACTCTACGATGATCACACAATGCCTTGATGACAATTGAGTATCCCTCTTGAACGCAAGTTAGTTTCTTTTCCTCAACAATCCTCAACACTTTAACAGCTTCTTCGGTATTACCTAAGCGACAAAGCTCTGACATAAGCCTAAACACAACAAAAGTACTGGGCAACAAACCAGAATTTACAACTGCGGAAAACACTTCAACAGCTGGCTGAATTGCAGCCCTATTTCCTCCCATGTTAGGAACTAAAATGCTATACGGTCTACGAGTCTTCGTCACTTTTACTTTCTCAACGGACCCTTCTTTTGCACTCATCAAACAAAGATCCCCGATAAGAACATTCATAGCAGAACGAGTTGGATGCACACCAACCCTATCCATTTTTCGAAAAATCTCAAGAGCTGCCTCAAATCTACCCAGTCTACACAAACCAACAATCATATTACTACAAGAATAAGTATCAGGAGATTCAATCTTATCGAAAATCGATAGTGCAAGCTCAATCATCTCTTCCGACGACTGTTTCTTACACAACACATAAAGTACATTGTTACAAACAAGATTATCAGGTTTACACCCAAACACACTTTCCATTTCATCAAACAATGACAACACTTCATTTATCCTCCCTTCTCTACCCAAAAACCTAATACAAATCGACAACGCCTTACTCGAAACTTGACCCTTATGAGCAACAATTGTCATCAACAAACACTTAATATCATCAAAAAGTTTCCTTCTACCAAAGAAATCAACCATGTACTCAATCACAGAGTCATCAAATTGAAAATCCATTTTTGTCCCTGCCCATGAGAAAAATTTCAATGTTTTGGTTCTACCCAAGTGATTGTAACTCATCAAGACACGAAGTACAAGGTCAGAGGTTAACTCTGCTTTGTAACAATCCAAAACATTGTCAATGGCAGTGTCTGTGTCAGTGGGGCAAGAAACAAGGTCGGTTAGCAATGTGTAAAGGGTTGTTTTGGGTGAAAG containing:
- the LOC11442373 gene encoding U11/U12 small nuclear ribonucleoprotein 35 kDa protein isoform X3, whose product is MNARSRNLNSVFYSNAYHPIQAGSIDGTDIVPHDNAIFRAQLCSSIGLYDPFGDPKATGDPYCTLFVGRLSRLTTEETLRKVMSEFGQVKNLRLVRDIVTGASRGYAFVEFETEREMRRAYMDAHHLIVDDCEIIVDYNRQQLMPGWIPRRLGGGLSGNKESGQLRFGGREKPFRAPLKPIPYEELKKLGIPPPPEGSYMSRFQVPSPPRRDTNLSDKDEDSDRRGSSERNMTKKSKMEEEHYKISSSHRGDYSRGRSSSERSDHYHDRSSLKRTDRDRYHDRSSSERSDRYHKRSSAEKADHNRYHDRSSSERSDRYQERSSVEKADHDRYHDRSSSERSDRYHDKSTSERSDCYEKRSSAEKADRDYDHDKSPSERSDRYRVKCSSERSDRYHKRSSAEKADHNRYHDRSSSERSDRYHDRSSSERSGRYQERSSVEKADHDRYHDRSSSERSDRFHDKSTSERSDRYKKRSSAEKADRDYDHDKSPSERSDHYRVKCSSERSDRYQDRSSTEREHSNRSSTKSDKHSRKRKERDESSRRWEKFSRYSPDED
- the LOC11442374 gene encoding pentatricopeptide repeat-containing protein At1g62910, with the translated sequence MILCRTKNAVFSHVFKPSLSSLLHLYYSSSSKKNKTNPNLINPKSPSSKSPRPTSSKPSISNLSPKTTLYTLLTDLVSCPTDTDTAIDNVLDCYKAELTSDLVLRVLMSYNHLGRTKTLKFFSWAGTKMDFQFDDSVIEYMVDFFGRRKLFDDIKCLLMTIVAHKGQVSSKALSICIRFLGREGRINEVLSLFDEMESVFGCKPDNLVCNNVLYVLCKKQSSEEMIELALSIFDKIESPDTYSCSNMIVGLCRLGRFEAALEIFRKMDRVGVHPTRSAMNVLIGDLCLMSAKEGSVEKVKVTKTRRPYSILVPNMGGNRAAIQPAVEVFSAVVNSGLLPSTFVVFRLMSELCRLGNTEEAVKVLRIVEEKKLTCVQEGYSIVIKALCDHRRVEEAGKLFGRMLEIGLKPKLVVYNSVISMLCKLGDLDNANGVFEIMNKNRCFPDSITYIALIHAQCACKNWKVAYELLMEMLGLGWIPHFHTYNLVDSLLREHDQLDLCHKLERKLENQKLLKLCKEGQLGDAYEKVKAMLEKGVRLSAYARDTFEHEFQKCGKLEIAHDLLEKTRRVQEPQEINRS
- the LOC11442373 gene encoding U11/U12 small nuclear ribonucleoprotein 35 kDa protein isoform X2; the encoded protein is MNARSRNLNSVFYSNAYHPIQAGSIDGTDIVPHDNAIFRAQLCSSIGLYDPFGDPKATGDPYCTLFVGRLSRLTTEETLRKVMSEFGQVKNLRLVRDIVTGASRGYAFVEFETEREMRRAYMDAHHLIVDDCEIIVDYNRQQLMPGWIPRRLGGGLSGNKESGQLRFGGREKPFRAPLKPIPYEELKKLGIPPPPEGSYMSRFQVPSPPRRDTNLSDKDEDSDRRGSSERNMTKKSKMEEEHYKISSSHRGDYSRGRSSSERSDHYHDRSSLKRTDRDRYHDRSSSERSDRYHKRSSAEKADHNRYHDRSSSERSDRYHDRSSSERSDSYQERSSVEKADHDRYHDRSSSERSDRYHDKSTSERSDCYEKRSSAEKADRDYDHDKSPSERSDRYRVKCSSERSDRYHKRSSAEKADHNRYHDRSSSERSDRYHDRSSSERSGRYQERSSVEKADHDRYHDRSSSERSDRFHDKSTSERSDRYKKRSSAEKADRDYDHDKSPSERSDRYQDRSSTEREHSNRSSTKSDKHSRKRKERDESSRRWEKFSRYSPDED
- the LOC11442373 gene encoding U11/U12 small nuclear ribonucleoprotein 35 kDa protein isoform X1; this translates as MNARSRNLNSVFYSNAYHPIQAGSIDGTDIVPHDNAIFRAQLCSSIGLYDPFGDPKATGDPYCTLFVGRLSRLTTEETLRKVMSEFGQVKNLRLVRDIVTGASRGYAFVEFETEREMRRAYMDAHHLIVDDCEIIVDYNRQQLMPGWIPRRLGGGLSGNKESGQLRFGGREKPFRAPLKPIPYEELKKLGIPPPPEGSYMSRFQVPSPPRRDTNLSDKDEDSDRRGSSERNMTKKSKMEEEHYKISSSHRGDYSRGRSSSERSDHYHDRSSLKRTDRDRYHDRSSSERSDRYHKRSSAEKADHNRYHDRSSSERSDRYHDRSSSERSDSYQERSSVEKADHDRYHDRSSSERSDRYHDKSTSERSDCYEKRSSAEKADRDYDHDKSPSERSDRYRVKCSSERSDRYHKRSSAEKADHNRYHDRSSSERSDRYHDRSSSERSGRYQERSSVEKADHDRYHDRSSSERSDRFHDKSTSERSDRYKKRSSAEKADRDYDHDKSPSERSDHYRVKCSSERSDRYQDRSSTEREHSNRSSTKSDKHSRKRKERDESSRRWEKFSRYSPDED
- the LOC11442373 gene encoding U11/U12 small nuclear ribonucleoprotein 35 kDa protein isoform X4 translates to MNARSRNLNSVFYSNAYHPIQAGSIDGTDIVPHDNAIFRAQLCSSIGLYDPFGDPKATGDPYCTLFVGRLSRLTTEETLRKVMSEFGQVKNLRLVRDIVTGASRGYAFVEFETEREMRRAYMDAHHLIVDDCEIIVDYNRQQLMPGWIPRRLGGGLSGNKESGQLRFGGREKPFRAPLKPIPYEELKKLGIPPPPEGSYMSRFQVPSPPRRDTNLSDKDEDSDRRGSSERNMTKKSKMEEEHYKISSSHRGDYSRGRSSSERSDHYHDRSSLKRTDRDRYHDRSSSERSDRYHKRSSAEKADHNRYHDRSSSERSDRYHDRSSSERSDSYQERSSVEKADHDRYHDRSSSERSDRYHDKSTSERSDCYEKRSSAEKADRDYDHDKSPSERSDRYQDRSSTEREHSNRSSTKSDKHSRKRKERDESSRRWEKFSRYSPDED